The window AGCAAAGCAGGTAGCGGTCGCCCTGCTTGGCCTTGAACGTCCAGATGTCGGGTTCGCTGGAACCCGTCGTCTGCAGCGCTTTCATCAGCAGTGACCGCCGGGGGTGGGAGGCCGCGTCCTCGGCCGCGACTCGGCCGTCCTCGACCAAGGCCTGCACGAGCGTGTGGTCACGGGTCAGCCGGCGGAGGCCGCCTTCGCGCAGCAGGTAGCCGCGGGAGTCGCCGATGTGGGCCGCCGCGAACTCGACGCCGTCGAACATCAGCGCCGTCAGCGTCGTGCCCATGCCTTCGGTCGTCGGCTCGTTCGACGCGACCTCGGCCAGCCGCTCGCCGATGGACTTGACCACGCCGGTCAGCGTCGCCGCCAGGTCGACGCCCGTGAGGTCCATCCGCCGGAGGTCGACGTCGAGCTCGCGCAGCACGTCGACCGCGGTCGCGCTGGCGACTTCGCCGTGCGGCTGGCCGCCGATGCCGTCGGCGACGGCGAGCAGGCGGGAACTCGCGTACAGCGAGTCCTCGTTGACCTGGCGATGCTGGCCGACGTCCGACCCCGCGGCGTACCGGAGGACGTACCGATCGTGTGTCATGCCCCCATGAAAGCATTGGTTGACTGAGTTCACAAGCAACTCGGCTGAATGGAGCACTCTCCGATAGAGTTCCCGCCATGGACGACGACGCCACGGTCAGCGCGGCCGACATCGCGCGGCTCGCCGGGGTCGGCCGGGCCGCGGTGAGCAACTGGCGCCGTCGGTACCCGGACTTCCCGTCGCCGGTCGGCGGCACGGCGTCCAGCCCGTTGTTCGGCTTGTCCGCCGTCGCCGGCTGGTTCCGCGCCCGCGGCAAGAACTTCGAGCTGTCCGCGGGCGAGCGCGCGTGGCAGCGCCTGCGCGCCCTCGGTGACGACCTCGACCTCGCCGAGCGCGTGAGCCGCGCGGGCGTCTTCTTCGCCTTCCAGGGCGGGATCTTCGACACTTTCGACAGCAAGCTCGACGACCCCGAACTGCTCACCCTGCTCAGTGAGATGACGCACCGGGCCGGCCCGCTCGAGTCGTTCGAACTGTTGTGCCGCCGGTACTTCGAGGCGCATTCGCGGCGGTTGTCGGCCACGCCCGAGCCGGTCGCCGAGCTGATGGCCCGGCTCGCCGGCCCGGTCGCGACGATCCTCGACCCCGCGTGCGGCTTCGGCGCGCTGGCGCTGGCGAGTGGCGCGAAGACCGTGCTGGGCCAGGACAGTGACCCGATGACGGCGTCGATCGCCACGCTGCGGCTGCGGTTGCGCGGCATCGAAGCCGAGGTCTACGCGATCGACGCGCTGCGCGAAGACGCCTTCGCCGATCGGACCGCCGAAGCCGTGCTGTGCGATCCGCCGTTCAACGAACGGGCCTGGGGGCACGACGAGCTCGTCGGCGACGCGCGCTGGGAGTACGGCCTGCCGCCGCGCGGGGAGCCCGAACTCGCCTGGGTGCAGCACTGCCTCGCGCACGTGGAACCCGGCGGGCCGGTGGCGATCCTGATGCCGGGCGCGGCGGCCGGGCGCCGCAGCGGGAAACGCATCCGCGGCAACCTGCTGCGCGCGGGTGCCGTCCGCGCGGTCGTCACGCTGGCGGCGGCGGGTCCCGACCTCTGGCTGCTGCGGCGGCCGGTGCCCGGGCAGCGCCCGCCGTCCACCGTGCTGCTGGCCGAGGCGGGCGACGATCTGTCCACAGTGGACGAGTTATGGCAGGAGTTCCACGCGCACCCCGAGTCCGGCGTCCGGATCATCGACCTCCTCGACGACGACGTCGACCTGACACCGGCCCGGCGCCGCGGCCGCGACGAGGACCTCGGCCAGGCGTTCCAGGCCGTGCGTGGCCGGTTCGCCGAACTGGCGCCGACGCTGCCGCCGCTCGAGGCGGCCGACGCCGAACCGGCGTTCACGACGATCGGCGAGCTGGTCAAGGCCGGGGTCGTCGAGGTCAAGCACGCGGCCCGCGCGGACGCCGAGCCCCCGGTCGCCGAGGCGGGCGACGTCGTCGCGTCCGTGACCGGGATCGCGTACGTCCACAGTGGACCGGCGGAGGCGGTCGGCCCGGGGCTGACCGTGTACCGCGTCGACCCGGACCGGCTGGACGCGGACTTCCTGGCCGGCTGCCTGCGCGCGGCCGACCTGCCCGCCGCCTCGGCGTCGACCCGGATCGACGGCAGGCGCGTGCGGATCCCGCGGGTCGCGATCGACGTCCAGCGCGAGTACGGCCAGGTCTTCGGGAAGCTCGCCGAGTTCGACGCCGTCCTGCGCGAGACGGCGGAAACGGGCCGGGAGCTGGTCCGGCTAGGCTTCGCGGGACTTGTCGAAGGACGGCTCAGGCCGGGCCGTTAGGGGAACGGATGCTGATCGCCGACCGCTACGAGCTCGACGAGCTGCCGCTCGGGCGCGGCGGGATGGGCGCGGTGCACGGCGGCCACGACCGCAGGCTCGGCCGGCGCGTGGCGATCAAGCTGCTCAGGCTGCCGGGCCGCGACGAAGAGCTCGAAGCCCGCTTCGCGCGCGAAGCACGGATCCTGGCGACGCTCGACCACCCCGGCGTACCGGCGTTGTACGACTACGGCACCCACGACGACCGGTTGTTCCAGGTCATGCAGTTCGTCGACGGCGTGACGGTCGCCGACCTGCTCGCCGAGCACGGCCCGCTGCCGGTGCCGTGGGCCGCGGCGATCGCGGCGCAGGCGTGCGCGGTGCTGACCGCCGCCCACGCGCTCGCGGTGTGCCACCGCGACCTCAAGCCGTCCAACCTGATGCTCGGGCCGGACGGCGGCGTCAAGGTGATGGACTTCGGCCTCGCGGTGCTGCGCGAAGCCGACGCCGCGCAGTTCACGCGGGCCGGGCAGCTGCTGGGCACGCCGTCGTACATGGCGCCCGAGCAGATCCAGCGCGGCGGCGCCGAACCGCGCAGCGATCTCTACGCGCTCGGGTGCGTGCTGCACGAGATGCTCACCGGGCAACGGCTCTTCGACGGGCCCACCGCGTACGCCGTGTTCGAGCGGCAGGTCAAGGAGTTGCCGCCGCCGGTGCCGGGCGTGCCGAAGCAGCTCAACGCGCTGCTCGCGGAGATGCTGGCGAAGGACCCGGAAGCGCGGCCGCCCGGGGCGGCCGCGCTGTACGAGCGGCTCGGCGTGTTCGTCGGCGCGCTGCCGCCGCTGCCGGGGTTCCTGGTGCCGGCGTCGGTGCCCAGTCCGGGCCGGATGTACGCCCGGATGCTGGGACGCGTCAGCGGCTGAGCGTCGC of the Amycolatopsis sp. NBC_01488 genome contains:
- a CDS encoding PP2C family protein-serine/threonine phosphatase, whose protein sequence is MTHDRYVLRYAAGSDVGQHRQVNEDSLYASSRLLAVADGIGGQPHGEVASATAVDVLRELDVDLRRMDLTGVDLAATLTGVVKSIGERLAEVASNEPTTEGMGTTLTALMFDGVEFAAAHIGDSRGYLLREGGLRRLTRDHTLVQALVEDGRVAAEDAASHPRRSLLMKALQTTGSSEPDIWTFKAKQGDRYLLCSDGLSGPVTEAILRDVLDAGAAPADVIPELIRLANEGGGPDNITCVVADVVAASEAETHLRDRG
- a CDS encoding HsdM family class I SAM-dependent methyltransferase, encoding MDDDATVSAADIARLAGVGRAAVSNWRRRYPDFPSPVGGTASSPLFGLSAVAGWFRARGKNFELSAGERAWQRLRALGDDLDLAERVSRAGVFFAFQGGIFDTFDSKLDDPELLTLLSEMTHRAGPLESFELLCRRYFEAHSRRLSATPEPVAELMARLAGPVATILDPACGFGALALASGAKTVLGQDSDPMTASIATLRLRLRGIEAEVYAIDALREDAFADRTAEAVLCDPPFNERAWGHDELVGDARWEYGLPPRGEPELAWVQHCLAHVEPGGPVAILMPGAAAGRRSGKRIRGNLLRAGAVRAVVTLAAAGPDLWLLRRPVPGQRPPSTVLLAEAGDDLSTVDELWQEFHAHPESGVRIIDLLDDDVDLTPARRRGRDEDLGQAFQAVRGRFAELAPTLPPLEAADAEPAFTTIGELVKAGVVEVKHAARADAEPPVAEAGDVVASVTGIAYVHSGPAEAVGPGLTVYRVDPDRLDADFLAGCLRAADLPAASASTRIDGRRVRIPRVAIDVQREYGQVFGKLAEFDAVLRETAETGRELVRLGFAGLVEGRLRPGR
- a CDS encoding serine/threonine-protein kinase, which gives rise to MLIADRYELDELPLGRGGMGAVHGGHDRRLGRRVAIKLLRLPGRDEELEARFAREARILATLDHPGVPALYDYGTHDDRLFQVMQFVDGVTVADLLAEHGPLPVPWAAAIAAQACAVLTAAHALAVCHRDLKPSNLMLGPDGGVKVMDFGLAVLREADAAQFTRAGQLLGTPSYMAPEQIQRGGAEPRSDLYALGCVLHEMLTGQRLFDGPTAYAVFERQVKELPPPVPGVPKQLNALLAEMLAKDPEARPPGAAALYERLGVFVGALPPLPGFLVPASVPSPGRMYARMLGRVSG